The window ataaaaaatacttttagttgaggttgatttaaaaatatatatgtttggttacaactgtagttgaaattgagattgaacaaaaaataatttaatgtatttgattaaaaatatttattttttagttaacagTAAGATATTTTTTCAGTATTTATTAGTGTATATAATCCTCACTCTATCTTATTAAACATAAACATgattaaatcaattcaaatccTCATTTTATATAATCCTCATTTAAGATAATATTAAATCTATGAGAAAACGTGATCAAATATGaacattttgttttaaaagcattAGTTCTAATCTAATAATTGAAGCAGAGGTCAATGTAGTTATGCAACCCAAGACTGACTAAATTatttaatgatgattttttacaTGATAATGAACTACATATAGTTCTAATCTAATCTAATACGTTTACAAAAACTTTATTCAAGTGTAACAAACTAGGATAGGGTATGACCAGCTGATAATCCCAAAGAGAAGATGATGGTGACATGTTCTGTTAACACAATAAAATTGTGTAGTGAGAGGAGCGTGAATGGTCCAGCCTTAAACCCCATGGTGTAGTTATTAAATCAGGTATGGTTCATCCGGTCAAGAGATGAAGTTCCAGGTTTTATgggttaatctaaaaaaattaaaaataaaaataaaattttaatattttatatgaaaaaaatcaagaaaaaatccatgtaaatatagactatacatattataaataatgaaatttaaaaaaatatttttttaaaattttttattccacGTTACAAAGATATTgtgttaagtttttaagttgaagtatttaaatcaaaatttttttatcccacattgaaaaaataacttttttcttgggaatatagagtatatatattaatggatttcaaatcccacatgaaaaaaacataatttttttcttgggaacataaagtatatatacgaaagggtttcaaatcttacattgaaaagataatatgTTATTcatttaagttgaagtatttaaatcaaaaaattttatcattaaactaaaatgttgaaagaaaaggcataaaaaacttaactaaaatattttttgtcccGGCCAGTCTTTTATTAAACCTGGATCAGTTCAATTACCGGGTCGATCGAAtcccgagtttaataactaggTCACGTGGGCGTGTTTggtagcaaataaaaaaaaacctgcttGGGGGTTGTTggtgcaaatattttttatcattaaaataaaatattaaattactattatatatattatttttctaattttttcttggACAGAAAattctatataataaaaaagaaagaagaagcagAATAGAAAAAGAACACCGGTAGatgaaaatacatataaaaaattgtcaTGCATTAATCAGTAgatctttttatataatactTAATTCTACATAATTAGATGACAAATCAATTAaaggaatcaaaataaaattaaaaaaaaaaaacacccaaaaagTGAAGAACAACAATATCTAGCTTGTTTGCTATGGTTCGGCACACATTCCATGCCTTTTGAATTTTCTCGACGTTTCTATTGTTGCCACGTGTAATCActtgatacacacacacatatatatattggcATGCGCTCCGCcggttgaattaattttttaaaatgtttttatataatttttttaaatagaaaacatgATTCACATatctagttaaataaataatgatttattatgtaaataaatgaaaaaatttattaatgataaataaaaatatacatgaaaaaattaaaaaacaaattaaaatatttaatatcacaatatgagttatttattttattgtgtttaataaatttatttattaaattcaatttataatagcaaatgtgtattttttaaaagacgaCGTGCCATTTGAGATTATACCATTTGAGATCTTATAATCTAGCAATTGAGGTAGTTGAAAAAATGAGGTTCGtagtttttacttttaaaaacttattttcaactcatttttaatttaaaacacttAGGAAATACCCTATAAATCTTGTTAAACCAAACCATGGCCTCCAAAAATGCAAAAACCCAGCCCAAAACCTGAAATCAACCTGATAAAAAATCTTCCTAAAttctgttatgtttttttttggtgttttcaaggtaaaaaaaaaatttaatcttaacCCCCTTATTATATTGAACCTTTGACACAAGTTTTGTATGTTTTGCTAGCCTAAATCTTTCCCaacaacaaattattttttaagctaaaaTTCAGTGACCCCCctctctcattaaaaaaaataaaaaataaaatttgatatcaaaatatatattttttgaaaattacagGGACTGGATGCCTAATTACTTAAAAAGatgagagataaaaataaatttttcaaacaaattcaTACCTATCACTCATTTTACTaacttttatcattttaatctattttattttcattcaaccCTCGCCCCCTAAAAAACATGCCGCTAAGCTTTAGTTTGGGttcaaaataacttaattatataaaagaaaagtttgagaatcaaattaaatttttttaaaaattttactatAATCCACTGTAAAATATGAGAggataaatagtaaaaaaaattaattactttaaattgttttaattttttaaaaaacatgtaattgaAGATGCAACGAGAGCTCCGAACACccttttatctttatcttaGGTCCAAATTAGTCCTGTCAGGTATTTTCTCTCCTGTGTCTGCCgaatataattcttttttttgcttgagaatatctttttattgttaaaataaaatgttaaattaatataaaacactATTATTCTAATTTTGTCCTGGACAGAAAattctatataataaaaaaagaaagaagtagCAGCAGaatagaaaaaagaacagaGGTCGacgaaaatacataaaaaaaagattgtcagGCATTAATTAGCAGATGTTTTATAGAAAGGAAACGCATGAATCTAGTGTCGAAAATCATAGAAAAGGAAACTCTATGTTAATGGcgttcccttttcttttgtctGTTAAAAGAGAATGAATTAGGCAAAACAAGATCCTCGTCAAAAAGCATGCAATGATCGGTTTGCAATTAACGCGAGAGCATGCCCTAATCCGGGCTATGGTTGATTTCTTTCCATAACAGTGCTTGGAAGTGCAAGCTCTCTCGCCTCGACATTGACACAGGACGTGCTCTGTGCGTGTCTGCGCTCCAATTCATCTCTCTCTGTGGTCTCCACTCAAAGGGGCTCCAgaccctccctccctccctcaccTAATCTTTATAGACATTTCACCaaatatctataaaattaattatttgattccCTTTAAAGAATCAAAAACTCTCAATTCTCTAGCAAAAAGACGTGTTGAGCTGTTACCTTTTTCTCTCTTCCCTAATCAAATCTCTCTGGACATCACTCTCCCTCTCTCTATAATCCCATTGAAAGCTGTAATTGAGTGGGAGCTCTTTTGGACTCGTCCCCAGCCATCCCTCCtgactctctctccctctctcgaTAAACAAATTGTTCTATCTCCCTCTCCATCTTCTAAGAAAAACTCTCAACAATAGTTATGTTATAAAGTGTCTCCCCATGTCACCGTAATTTAGAGACTTCTCGCTCTGGTTGCTTTCCCCTTCCTTCTCCACGCGTTCTCCGTCTCGCATTATGTTATAGGATTTATAGCCCTTTTTTTAGcctcaaaacaaataaaaagatcgGATTTTTGACGCTTTTCTTCCTTTCCCCTGTGAatcaaaaaaaactttgttttgttttaaagatCAGAATCTCAAATAAACGACAATGGCACCCTTGTTTGACTGGTGGGCAAAGGACAGCCATAGAGGAACACCGGTTGTAGTCAAAATGGAGAACCCAAACTGGTCAATGGTGGAGCTTGAAGGTCCATCAGAAGAAGACTTCTTAATCACTGACTCACCGAGTCGACTCGGCCGCGACAAATCACGTAACAAAAACGCTAAACAACTTACATGGGTCCTTCTCTTAAAAGCCCACAAGGCTGCCGGTTGCTTGACCTCCATTGCCACCGCAATGGTCACTCTCGGCTCCGCTATCAAGCGCCGCATCCACTCTGGCCGCACGGACATCGAAACCACCGACATCGACCGGGAAAATGAGAACCCAACAGTGAAAACTAGATTCTATATTTTCATCAAGATTTTTCTTTGGCTATCAGTTTTGCTGTTAGGATTTGAAGTTGCTGCTTATTTTAAGGGGTGGCATTTCGGAGCTCCACATCTGCAATTGCAGTACTTATTAGCGATGCCATTTGGGTTTCAAGATATCTTTGATTCCTTGTATTCACGGTGGGTTTTGTTTCGTGTGGAGTATCTTGCTCCTCCTTTGCAATTTCTAGCCAATGCGTGTATTGTGCTCTTCCTTGTCCAGAGTATTGACAGACTTGTTCTTTGCGTGGGTTGTTTCTGGATCCGGTTTAAGAATATTAAACCAATCCCAAAACAAGACGCTGTTGCTGATCTTGAATCTGGTGAAAATGGATTTTTTCCCATGGTTCTTGTCCAGATTCCCATGTGCAATGAGAAAGAGGTAACTTCAAATTTCACATTTTCagctctttaattttatttggttacttggtgttttattccttttttttcgtAGGTTTATCAACAATCTATAGCAGCTGTGTGTAATTTAGACTGGCCGAAATCGAAGATTTTAATACAAATTCTAGATGATTCTGATGATCCAATTACGCAATTGTTGATTAAAGAGGAGGTTAATAAATGGCAGCAAGAGGGTGCCCACATTTTGTATAGGCATCGTGTAATTAGAGATGGCTATAAAGCTGGTAATCTCAAGTCTGCTATGAATTGTAGCTATGTCAAAGACTATGAATTTGTGGCTATTTTCGATGCCGATTTCCAGCCAACCCCCGACTTTCTTAAAAGGACAGTCCCTCACTTCAAGGTACTTCACTTTGATTCCTTAttatacaatttattttgatcGAATTTGAGTTGATTTATGTGAAATTCTGTGGCATAATAGGATACGCAGCTAATTCAACCATTCTAGTAATTAAAGACGCAAGTATTGAAATTGAATGTGGCATTACAGGGTAATGAGGAGCTAGGGCTTGTCCAGGCAAGGTGGTCTTTTGTGAACAAGGATGAGAACTTGTTGACTAGGTTGCAGAACATTAATTTAGCATTTCATTTCGAAGTGGAGCAGCAAGTTAATGGTATTTTCATCAACTTCTTTGGATTCAATGGGACTGCTGGGGTGTGGAGGATAAAAGCTTTGGAAGATTCTGGTGGTTGGTTAGAGAGGACTACTGTTGAGGACATGGACATTGCTGTTCGTGCCCATCTTCATGGCTGGAAGTTCATTTTCCTCAATGATGTTGAGgtataataaatatttctttttagttttatattactGGATGTTTTTGTCATTGATTTCAGTGAGTTTGTCACCAAACTAGTAGTAGTCAATGGTTTTAATGTGgtttaacagttttttttttttttttttaatgttcagtGTCAGTGTGAATTGCCTGAATCATATGAAGCATATAGAAAGCAACAACACAGATGGCATTCTGGACCCATGCAGCTGTTTAGACTCTGTTTACCTGCTATTATTCGATCCAaggtatatattttttcaaatactcTTTGTTCTAATTACAATTTTTCCCTGTTTTTGTGCTGGCTCTCTTTGCTGACTTTGTTATATTGGTCTTTTGTAGATCAGCATATGGAAGAAATTCAACatggtttttctcttctttctgcTCAGAAAGCTTATCCTACCATTTTATTCTTTCACGCTCTTCTGCATAATTCTCCCCATGACAATGTTTATACCAGAGGCTGAGCTCCCAGCATGGGTTGTGTGTTACATTCCAGCCACCATGTCATTTCTCAACATTCTCCCAGCCCCCAAATCCTTCCCTTTCATTGTCCCTTACCTTCTGTTTGAAAACACTATGTCAGTGACCAAGTTCAATGCTATGATCTCTGGCCTATTCCAGCTTGGAAGTGCCTATGAATGGGTTGTTACTAAGAAGTCTGGCCGCTCTTCTGAGGGTGATCTTGTTTCCTTGGCGAAGAAAGAGACAAAGCATCAAAGGGGTTCTTCAGAGCCAAATCTTGAAGAATTGAAGGAAGAAATCATGCAACAAGATCAAAAggacaagaagaaaaagaagcatAATAGAATATATATGAAAGAGCTGGCACTGGCTTTCCTTCTCTTAACAGCTTCAGCAAGGAGTTTGCTTTCTGCTCAGGGGATTCATTTCTACTTCTTGCTATTTCAAGGGATATCTTTCTTGCTTGTTGGCCTAGATTTGATAGGCGAGCAGGTTCAGTGAAGGAAGCACGATAGGTTTTGTCAGATAGAATGCTGATAAAAACATGGGCGAAATGGGTGGACAACAAATATGATTATCACTGAGAGGAAAAATTACATGGGGAAATTGATCTGGGCTGGGGGTGCTGCTTTTCTTGATTATCCTCCAACCCTCCAGAACCCCAGTACATTCCCCACTCAacatgagaaaatatggtgttACATGGACAGAAGAATGACTGCAGGTGGGAATGAAAGATAGGGTAGATAGTGTTCATGCTTCTTTTCACATGCaaggtttttcttctttattattacttttctgctttgttttttcctatTCTTTCGTTTTTCGGTCAAttcttttgtaagaaaaaattgcTTTCAAACATCAAGTGACAGCTTCAAGGTTCATCGTACTTTATCTTTGCCTTGGCTATAATTGATGCCAGCTTGATGATACTCAAGCAGCGGTTAATCCCTTTTAGTAATGGCGGTGTAAATTTTGCCTGTCTGCTTTCGAATTGCTCTGCTGAAACCAGCAGCTATTTTGCTTCCTACAGACCACCGACACCTAACAAATCACCGAGCACTTGCCTAAATTATCTAATTGAATTTGTGATCAGAAGCATTTTCAAAGAATGAGCCAACTTTTATGATGGCGCTTTGTAATTTTCAAGAGCAATATATTGGTTTCAGGTGCTGTGATACCTGGCAGATGTACATTActgtttattataattatggatTGAAAGGCTGAAGCAAGTTTACTTTCTtccaaaatcatcatcaaatttGTGGCATATCAGTACAGAATCGAAGATTATAGAGAGATCCTCATTGGATCATAGAGTGCAAGAAGCGCGTGAAGCTAAGCTAAGctaaaactaataataattcgGTGGAGTTGCTTTCCAAGCATATGCACGAGATCAATCAAGTAACTGGGATGCACACGGGAACGTGTTTTTAAGCCTGGCAGGCACATTTCAAAGGTGTCTAGCCTTTTTTCTGACTGTGAAGCAGCTGGGCCATGCCGTGATATGGACTCGTTTTCTACTCTCCTTGAAAGCACTTCCAAAATTCAAGACGATGGGGTTCACGAAAAACCCCACAGATATTATTAAGTTTTCTCGGAGACATGTGGCAAGACTAGAGAGTTTAGAATGCTGCATTTAATAGCACATGCATCTACAAAacatgcttttattttatttattttttattgagtttagaAGAGGACTTAAGTTAGAAATGGTAATGGAGAAAAAGACGTTTTCTTCGTATAGCCTTGAACCAATGTGGTTATGTGGATGCAAAGGAAAGAGTGGTTAATGTCATTTTCACCTATAATTTTATACTACTTAGAGATCTTATAGTGACAGCTAGCCCTTGCAAGGTTGTATAAATTCTGGGTTTTATAGACTTTGAAATATCGATGACGATAATAAGATCAATCTTTATAAAAACACAtggatataaaatatattttcatttaatacatgtatattttatgggtttttactttttcaaaacataacaaaattattaaaatacccTAAAAAGCCAAATTTGTTTAACGGCATACATGtgcttttatcttttcattatttttttttaatattattaccaAGTTGACTAAGGGATGATTTGGCaatctaataaatataattattattaaaaataatggtTGAGGTGTGCATTGCAAGCATCAGCGCGTGGATAATGTCTACGCGCTTTAAACTACACACAACAACCGAACATTGAATTACGAGACGATGTTGGAATCTCCTTAGCAATCTCTCTATGCATGGAAGAAGTATTTGGTTAATGGACCTCTGGTTTGATGTTgatgaccttttttttcattatttttttttctccttgatttttgtgccaaacctttcaatttgtttttacttcatatttgatctttattcttttgattactatttgttttatttgaaataatttataagacttttttttaatttcatcctctaatttttttcatttatcatatTTGATCGAGGTTATGAAACCtagtatttttttgtgttttttttattgttgattttttttaattaatgctagtgttttttttataattatattattaaattagtctaggttaaaaaaaatatattcgaatttgactatttttttgGCATGGCTAAATTACAGGAAATTGGAaacaaaaatctttaatttttttacactaatttagtttttaactttttgtAGTTTATAATATGACATTAAATATTGGAGTCAGGGGCCACTCAGACGAGTGGCATACATAAGGAAGGTGTGGTTGTGAGTTGTGACACTGACACCTTGTCAATTTGATGGGCATGTGGCTTTTGTTTTCTGTGTGGTTTTTCTTCGATACGGAAGGCAAGTGGGTCACAGGCCCATACATGTGCCATCCTTAATATGCCAAAATCAacgtattatatatatatatatatatatatatatatatatatatatatatatatatatatatatatactggttACATGACAGGTATGATATcacgggttatttttttttgtataaataagattaacaaaaatctaaaaatattagatcTTTCTGTAAAACTATACCTAATaatcttgggtttggctgcaacgcctgacctaagaataatatttataatattaataataacattaaacttgcattacccaagtttaagtgggtctggctACAAGGTCGtgttataaaagtgtgataattaaaaagaaaaaaaaccaatacaaagaaaataactaatgaagaagaaaaaaatctgaattaactgagtAAAACCTTTAAACcagattaacccgtcaaaccttggatcgtgtcgtgaaagtttgataactaaatagaaaaaaaaattgacaggttaacctggaattaactgggctaacccgGGATcagtgtcatgaaagtttgataactaaataaaaaaaattaaacattaacaaactaaattaaacgaaaaaaattaatcaaaaaggaaaaaacaaaaacaaacaaaaggcatcagctttttactaatgaggaaaaagaaaaaaaatatgtatcaactgggttaacccatcaaacccgagattcgtgtcatgaaagtctgataactaaataaaaaaaattcacattaacaaactaaattaaaaaaaaattcattaaaagaaaaaaaaacataaaaaaagcaataaaaaaacccataaaggcataaaaatgaaaaaaattaaatgaaaatgaaaaaaatgaaaaacaagaaaaagacagttaagagtgtgtttggtattgtggtagctattgtggtttgaaaaaagttgttttataaaaattacttttagttaaggttggtttgaaaaaaataggtgtttggttaaaactgtggttgaaattgaggttgaagaaaaagtaatttaatatgtttggtcaataatgcttttaaaattgagattataaaataatttttaaaaatatatattaatattgatgatttttaatttaaatattttggatttaactattgctattataaaataattttacaaaatatatattaatattgatgatttttaatttaaatattgtgtatttaactattgctattacatcatgaaataaatcatactttatataaaatattttttattattccatgaaaccatctacaattccattacgtttgaaatacatccgacaagaactacagtttccataatttttttagcgtataataaaattagataaaatattatcaagtatAAAATTCACtgtaaactagttttttaaaaaaaatgttaaaaaaattaacacacttaaaaaaaaaagtttcacaCAGTGCAAGTGAACAATGCAAGAGAATTGTTCACTATTTTTTAAGTGAACAATGCAATTCTCTTTCACTGTTCACATAAACAGTGTACCACTGTACACTATTTATTGAATagtgcaattaacatgaacagtgcaaAAAAGCAAGgaattcttatttttctttaactgcgTTTCCAACGCAAAAAAGAAGTGGGACCCATAAACAGTATATAACTTTTTCCTTTAACCAAACGGCTGCAAactgtattttaattaaaacgcagTCGCATAGCCAAACAAGCTCTAAGAGTTTAACTGTGCACTGTGCAGTGCACAGTGAAACACCGATGCATAAAAGGCGTGGGGAAAGCTACAATACTTTCCCCACGCCTTTTAGAGTATTGTTAACTAGTTACATTACCTGCGCGATGTTGcgggtcattttttttacataaaaaatataaaaaaaactaagatttaaaagtgttaggtctttctgtaAATCTATATCCAAGAGTCTTGAGTTTGGCTGCAATGCctgacctaagagtaatatttataatattaataataacattaaacttgcatgacccaagtttaagtgggtttggctgcaatatCAGATCCAATAGCCTTGGATGTAGGTTTGACTGTaaggttgtgtcataaaagtgtgataattaaatagaaaaaaaccaaaagaaagaaaaaaaattaatgaagaaaaagaaaaaaaaatctgaattaattaggttaacccttcaaagcaggttaactcgtcaaaccttagattcatgtcgtgaaagtttgataactaaatagaaaaaaaaattgacgggttactTGGAATTAAttgggctaacccgtcaaacccgaaatttgtatcatgaaagtttgataactgaatagaaaaaaattaaacattaacaaactaaattaaatgaaaaaatttacttaaaaaggataaaaaccaagacaaacaaaaggcatcaaccttttgcatcattgtcttttttaattagtttctaCTATTTTGAGTTGTTTAGCTCTTATATCATTAGTTTCTTAGTCTTTGTagtattttatttcatgtcttTATATGGTTCGTATTTTGCAAGAATTCGTAttgatattcatgattttgtatTTGTAGTTTTGTATTGataat is drawn from Populus nigra chromosome 5, ddPopNigr1.1, whole genome shotgun sequence and contains these coding sequences:
- the LOC133694503 gene encoding probable xyloglucan glycosyltransferase 12, with amino-acid sequence MAPLFDWWAKDSHRGTPVVVKMENPNWSMVELEGPSEEDFLITDSPSRLGRDKSRNKNAKQLTWVLLLKAHKAAGCLTSIATAMVTLGSAIKRRIHSGRTDIETTDIDRENENPTVKTRFYIFIKIFLWLSVLLLGFEVAAYFKGWHFGAPHLQLQYLLAMPFGFQDIFDSLYSRWVLFRVEYLAPPLQFLANACIVLFLVQSIDRLVLCVGCFWIRFKNIKPIPKQDAVADLESGENGFFPMVLVQIPMCNEKEVYQQSIAAVCNLDWPKSKILIQILDDSDDPITQLLIKEEVNKWQQEGAHILYRHRVIRDGYKAGNLKSAMNCSYVKDYEFVAIFDADFQPTPDFLKRTVPHFKGNEELGLVQARWSFVNKDENLLTRLQNINLAFHFEVEQQVNGIFINFFGFNGTAGVWRIKALEDSGGWLERTTVEDMDIAVRAHLHGWKFIFLNDVECQCELPESYEAYRKQQHRWHSGPMQLFRLCLPAIIRSKISIWKKFNMVFLFFLLRKLILPFYSFTLFCIILPMTMFIPEAELPAWVVCYIPATMSFLNILPAPKSFPFIVPYLLFENTMSVTKFNAMISGLFQLGSAYEWVVTKKSGRSSEGDLVSLAKKETKHQRGSSEPNLEELKEEIMQQDQKDKKKKKHNRIYMKELALAFLLLTASARSLLSAQGIHFYFLLFQGISFLLVGLDLIGEQVQ